The following are from one region of the Nicotiana tomentosiformis chromosome 7, ASM39032v3, whole genome shotgun sequence genome:
- the LOC138896000 gene encoding uncharacterized protein, protein MEGVELASYHLKGVAYSWFEMWEDFREEGSPPARWSEFVDAFIDLFLPTETKAARAVEFKTLKQGSKSVWEYHMEFVRLSKYAVHMMPTIDARMVVFAQATEAQKLKLGMEREGSSRARLVGNLGHSFGGGRSAFRGGSSRPSQSYAQSSAVGESL, encoded by the exons atggagggagtagagttggcctcctatcatttgaaaggggtggcatattcctggtttgagatgtgggaggatttccgtgaggaggggagccctccggcgagatggagtgagttcgtGGATGCCTTCATAGATCTTTTCTTGCCTactgagactaaggcagcccgtgctgtgGAGTTTAAGACCCTTAAACAGGGCAGTAaaagtgtgtgggagtatcacatggagttcgtgcgcctgtcaaagtatgctgttcatatgatgccgactataGATGCCAGG atggtggtaTTTGCCCAAGCTACAGAGGCTCAAAAATTAAAGCTCGGGATGGAACGAGAaggtagtagtagggcccgattAGTAGGCAACCTTGGGCATTCGttcggaggtgggagatcagcttttcgAGGAGGATCATCAaggccatcccagtcttatgctcagtcttcagcagTAGGAGAGTCACTTTAG